The Podospora pseudopauciseta strain CBS 411.78 chromosome 2 map unlocalized CBS411.78m_2, whole genome shotgun sequence genome has a window encoding:
- a CDS encoding uncharacterized protein (COG:S; EggNog:ENOG503PAKI): protein MRNILSSKLAQFTYAQIIDGLPIEDVAWDQRIPAVYGNHPIENHPELCPGALEFALEYKDKLDFELLSFPRELTTKYVQSTPDSKVFNARLIELVAMALNEIGILLFDVGIEVHQGTGGRSIEAITHWKQDPDDETLPTMILGGVVNFGRKAEEQNLAQPPNVYIITSRAGTTPRYWQLLDSQQEGLVDFFLKEDDAGKGPLLLMCTEENKVRIDERFAVVPRGVYRDVWERLPPSEKHMRHMDRRPRREGDYPRMERWI, encoded by the exons ATGAGAAACATCCTTTCTAGTAAGCTAGCTCAGTTCACCTACGCTCAAATTATCGACGGTCTTCCGATTGAAGACGTAGCCTGGGACCAGCGCATCCCTGCCGTCTATGGCAACCACCCCATTGAGAACCACCCTGAACTCTGCCCCGGCGCTCTAGAGTTTGCCCTTGAGTACAAGGACAAGCTTGACTTTGAGCTCCTGTCTTTTCCCCGTGAGTTGACAACCAAGTACGTCCAATCCACGCCTGATAGCAAGGTTTTCAACGCTCGCCTCATTGAGCTCGTTGCTATGGCTTTGAATGAAATAGGGATTCTTCTGTTCGATGTTGGTATCGAAGTTCACCAGGGAACGGGAGGTCGTTCCATCGAGGCGATCACCCACTGGAAGCAAGACCCGGATGATGAGACGCTTCCTACTAT GATTTTGGGAGGTGTGGTGAATTTTGGTAGGAAGGCTGAAGAACAGAATCTTGCTCAACCGCCGAACGTCTACATTATTACTAGCCGGGCGGGGACTACGCCTAGGTACTGGCAGCTGTTGGATAGTCAACAGGAAGGGTTGGTTGATTTTTTCTtgaaggaggatgatgccGGGAAGGGTCCGCTTCTGCTGATGTGTACGGAGGAGAACAAGGTTAGGATTGATGAAAGGTTTGCGGTTGTGCCGAGGGGGGTGTATAGGGATGTTTGGGAACGGTTGCCGCCGTCGGAAAAGCATATGAGGCATATGGATCGGAGGCctaggagggagggggattaCCCGAGGATGGAACGGTGGATTTGA
- the GLN1_2 gene encoding glutamate--ammonia ligase (COG:F; EggNog:ENOG503NVDA; BUSCO:EOG09262MXH), whose protein sequence is MADPSHITYTENLQKFLRLPQGGKIIAEYIWVDSEGGVRSKSRTLDAKDTDYTPAELPMWNFDGSSTGQAPGENSDIYLQPVAVFPDPFRGTPNILVLAECLNNDGTPNKYNHRHECAKLMEAHAEHKPWFGLEQEYTLLDLNDRPYGWPKNGYPAPQGPYYCGVGAGKVVMRDIVEAHYKCCLYAGVKISGTNAEVMPAQWEYQVGPCEGIEMGDHLWLSRFLLHRVAEEFGAKVSFDPKPIPGDWNGAGLHSNFSTKEMREEGGMKHIEAAIKKLESRHAEHIAVYGEGNEKRLTGRHETGSIDTFSYGVANRGASIRIPRECAAKGYGYFEDRRPASNADPYQITGIIMETCFGAVSE, encoded by the exons ATG GCCGACCCATCACATATCACCTACACGGAGAACTTGCAAAAGTTCCTCCGTCTGCCTCAGGGCGGCAAGATCATTGCCGAGTACATCTGGGTCGACAGTGAGGGCGGTGTCCGCTCAAAATCAAGG ACTCTTGATGCCAAGGACACCGATTATACTCCCGCTGAGCTTCCCATGTGGAACTTTGACGGTTCCTCCACTGGCCAGGCTCCCGGCGAGAACTCAGATATCTACCTCCAGCCCGTTGCTGTCTTCCCCGACCCGTTCAGGGGTACCCCCAACATTCT TGTTCTTGCCGAGTGCTTGAACAACGATGGCACCCCCAACAAGTACAACCACCGCCATGAGTGCGCCAAGTTGATGGAGGCTCACGCCGAGCACAAGCCGTGGTTCGGTCTTGAGCAGGAGTACACTCTGCTCGACCTCAACGACCGTCCCTATGGCTGGCCCAAGAACGGTTACCCTGCTCCTCAGGGCCCCTACTACTGCGGTGTCGGTGCTGGCAAGGTTGTCATGCGTGACATCGTCGAGGCTCACTACAAGTGCTGCTTGTATGCCGGCGTCAAGATCTCTGGCACCAACGCCGAGGTGATGCCCGCTCAGTGGGAGTACCAGGTCGGCCCTTGCGAGGGTATCGAGATGGGTGACCACCTCTGGCTCTCTCgcttccttctccaccgTGTGGCCGAGGAGTTCGGTGCCAAGGTCTCTTTCGACCCCAAGCCCATTCCCGGCGACTGGAACGGTGCCGGTCTTCACAGCAACTTCTCCACCAAGGAGATGCGTGAGGAGGGCGGCATGAAGCACATCGAggccgccatcaagaagctcgagaGCCGCCACGCCGAGCATATTGCCGTGTATGGCGAGGGTAACGAGAAGCGCCTTACCGGCCGTCACGAGACTGGCTCTATCGACACCTTCTCCTACGGCGTCGCTAACCGCGGCGCCTCTATCCGTATCCCAAGGGAATGCGCGGCCAAGGGTTATGGCTACTTTGAGGATCGCCGTCCCGCTTCCAACGCCGACCCATATCAAATCACCGGTATTATCATGGAGACCTGCTTCGGTGCTGTCTCTGAGTAG